Proteins from a genomic interval of Halopseudomonas litoralis:
- a CDS encoding DMT family transporter encodes MHVASGRWLYGFLLALTTTTLWGVLPIMLKEVLNGMDAFTVSWYRMLSSGLVLLLWLALRRRLPSIRALSPRNRWLVVVSVLGLAFNYVLYVLALDRLTPGTMQLMIQIAPIMLMLGSMLVFKERFGIGQLLGLAVLILGFGLFFNQRLVELFTQLSDYTMGILITLAAAFAWALYGLAQKQLLTIWSSVTIMMVIYLSCAVLLTPLATPVQVLQLSVLQRWLLLSCCLNTLVAYGAFAEALVHWEASRVSATVAATPLFTFAMVALGSMLWPAFIKPELLNSLAYLGALLVVSGSALIALAPSVLQQLKNRRLRRLTVNPPLE; translated from the coding sequence ATGCACGTGGCATCCGGTCGCTGGTTGTACGGATTTCTGTTGGCATTGACGACAACTACCCTGTGGGGTGTATTGCCGATCATGCTCAAGGAAGTATTGAATGGCATGGATGCCTTCACTGTGTCCTGGTACCGCATGCTGTCATCCGGGCTGGTGCTGCTCCTGTGGCTGGCGTTGCGCCGGCGCCTGCCTTCGATAAGGGCGTTGTCCCCGCGTAACCGTTGGCTGGTGGTGGTCTCGGTGCTCGGCCTGGCGTTCAACTACGTGCTCTATGTGCTGGCGCTGGACAGACTGACGCCCGGCACCATGCAACTGATGATTCAGATAGCGCCGATCATGCTGATGCTGGGCAGCATGCTGGTGTTCAAGGAGCGCTTCGGTATTGGCCAGTTGCTCGGGCTGGCGGTTCTGATACTCGGCTTCGGACTGTTCTTCAACCAACGCTTGGTGGAGCTGTTCACCCAGCTGAGCGACTACACCATGGGTATTCTGATTACCCTGGCTGCGGCCTTTGCCTGGGCCCTGTATGGTCTGGCGCAGAAGCAGCTGCTGACCATCTGGTCGTCGGTCACTATCATGATGGTGATCTATCTGTCGTGCGCCGTGCTGCTGACGCCATTGGCCACGCCCGTGCAAGTTCTGCAATTGAGTGTGCTGCAGCGCTGGCTGTTGCTGAGCTGTTGCCTGAACACGCTGGTCGCCTATGGCGCGTTTGCCGAGGCGTTGGTGCACTGGGAAGCCTCCCGGGTCAGTGCCACCGTCGCAGCCACCCCACTGTTCACCTTTGCCATGGTTGCGCTGGGTTCGATGCTGTGGCCGGCATTCATCAAACCCGAGTTGCTGAACAGTCTCGCTTACCTCGGCGCGCTGCTGGTGGTCTCGGGCTCGGCATTGATTGCCTTGGCACCCAGTGTCCTGCAGCAATTGAAGAATCGCCGCCTGCGGCGGCTGACCGTCAATCCGCCGCTGGAATAA
- the recR gene encoding recombination mediator RecR: MSFSPLIRQLIDALRGLPGVGPKTAQRMALNLLERDRDVARHLAQVLESAMDGVGYCSRCRTLSETDICELCDDQRRDDALLCVLQSPADVWAVEMAGSFRGRYFVLKGHLSPIDGLGPDEIGIPALLERVEGSAVSEVILATNPTVEGEATAHYIAGLLKPLGIKVSRIAHGVPLGGELEFIDGGTLSHALAGRTLIS; encoded by the coding sequence ATGAGCTTCAGCCCTCTGATTCGCCAATTGATTGATGCGCTGCGTGGGTTGCCCGGTGTCGGGCCGAAAACCGCACAGCGCATGGCTTTGAACCTGCTCGAGCGCGATCGTGACGTGGCCCGGCATCTGGCACAGGTGCTGGAGTCGGCAATGGATGGTGTCGGCTATTGCAGCCGTTGCCGGACATTGAGCGAAACCGACATCTGCGAGTTATGTGATGACCAGCGGCGTGATGATGCTCTGCTGTGCGTATTGCAGAGTCCAGCGGATGTCTGGGCAGTGGAAATGGCCGGCAGCTTCCGCGGTCGTTATTTCGTGCTCAAGGGGCATCTGTCGCCCATTGATGGGCTGGGTCCGGACGAGATCGGTATTCCTGCGCTGCTGGAGCGGGTGGAGGGCAGCGCGGTGAGTGAGGTGATTCTCGCGACCAACCCGACGGTGGAGGGTGAGGCGACGGCGCATTACATCGCCGGCTTGCTCAAACCGCTGGGCATCAAAGTGTCACGGATTGCCCACGGTGTGCCGCTGGGTGGCGAGCTGGAGTTCATTGATGGCGGCACCCTGTCGCATGCACTGGCAGGGCGAACGCTGATCAGCTGA
- a CDS encoding BolA family protein has protein sequence MTTTQAALEQALQGLAPTHLELLNESHMHNVPPGSESHFKLVIVSDEFQGLNAVKRHQAVYRTLGDLMQRIHALALHTYTSAEWQASGLAPASPDCMGGSKADQ, from the coding sequence ATGACCACCACTCAGGCAGCGCTGGAACAGGCACTGCAAGGCCTGGCCCCAACCCATCTGGAACTGCTCAACGAAAGCCATATGCACAATGTGCCGCCGGGCTCTGAATCGCATTTCAAGCTGGTCATTGTCAGCGACGAATTCCAGGGCCTGAATGCAGTCAAGCGCCATCAGGCGGTCTATCGCACGCTGGGCGATCTGATGCAGCGGATCCACGCCCTGGCTCTGCACACCTATACGTCTGCCGAATGGCAGGCCAGCGGTCTGGCGCCAGCCTCACCCGATTGCATGGGTGGCAGCAAGGCCGATCAATGA
- the fumC gene encoding class II fumarate hydratase codes for MSTRIESDSMGNIEVAEDRYWGAQTQRSLQNFAIGEERIPLAVVHALALIKKAAAHSNRQLGNLEQSVADLIGRAADEVIAGQLDEHFPLSVWQTGSGTQSNMNINEVIANRANELAGKPRGSKEPVHPNDHVNRSQSSNDTFPSAMHVAAATQVRQQLLPAVQALRDSLDEQARRHADLIKIGRTHLMDATPVTFGQELSAFVAQLDMGINAVEQALPAILALAQGGTAVGTGLNTPPRFAEVLAAEVANLSDLPFTSAANKFAALSGHEPLVQLHGACKQLAVTLMKLANDLRLLGSGPRAGFAEVRLPANEPGSSIMPGKVNPTQCEALSMIACQVLGNDVTLGMAASYGQLQLNVFKPVIIHTLLQSVRLLTDGCDSFRSHCVDGMQPDAQRMREHLDNSLMLVTALNPVIGYDKAADIAKKAYAEGTSLRQAALALGYLDEQAFDQAVRPEGMLGNSVLSP; via the coding sequence ATGAGCACACGTATCGAATCGGACAGCATGGGCAACATCGAGGTGGCAGAAGATCGTTATTGGGGTGCCCAGACCCAACGCTCGCTGCAGAATTTTGCTATCGGTGAGGAGCGCATCCCCCTCGCGGTGGTGCACGCTCTGGCGCTGATCAAGAAAGCCGCAGCACACAGCAATCGGCAGCTGGGCAATCTGGAGCAGTCAGTGGCCGATCTGATCGGCCGGGCCGCCGACGAAGTGATTGCCGGCCAGCTCGACGAGCATTTCCCGCTGTCCGTATGGCAGACCGGCAGCGGTACCCAGAGCAACATGAATATCAACGAGGTGATCGCCAACCGTGCCAATGAACTGGCCGGCAAGCCACGCGGGAGCAAGGAGCCGGTGCACCCGAACGACCATGTCAATCGCTCGCAGAGCTCCAACGACACCTTTCCCAGCGCCATGCATGTGGCTGCCGCGACTCAGGTTCGCCAGCAACTGTTACCGGCTGTACAGGCCCTGCGCGACAGCCTGGATGAACAGGCCCGCCGTCACGCCGATCTGATCAAGATTGGCCGCACCCATCTGATGGACGCCACTCCGGTGACTTTCGGCCAGGAACTGTCTGCTTTCGTTGCCCAGCTGGATATGGGCATCAATGCCGTGGAACAGGCACTGCCCGCCATATTGGCCCTGGCGCAGGGCGGCACCGCAGTCGGCACCGGCTTGAATACGCCGCCACGCTTTGCCGAGGTGCTGGCAGCAGAGGTGGCCAATCTCAGTGACCTCCCCTTCACCAGTGCTGCCAACAAATTCGCCGCCCTGAGCGGTCATGAACCCTTGGTGCAGCTGCATGGCGCCTGCAAACAGCTGGCCGTCACGCTGATGAAACTGGCCAATGATCTGCGCCTGCTGGGCAGCGGCCCGCGCGCCGGCTTCGCCGAAGTGCGCCTGCCGGCCAATGAGCCGGGCAGCTCGATCATGCCCGGCAAGGTCAACCCGACCCAGTGCGAGGCACTGTCGATGATCGCCTGTCAGGTACTGGGCAATGATGTGACTCTGGGCATGGCTGCCAGTTATGGCCAGCTGCAACTGAATGTGTTCAAACCGGTGATCATCCACACTCTGTTGCAGTCAGTACGTCTGCTGACCGACGGTTGCGACAGCTTCCGCAGCCACTGCGTGGACGGCATGCAACCGGACGCCCAGCGCATGCGCGAACACTTGGACAACAGTCTGATGCTGGTCACCGCGTTGAATCCGGTCATCGGTTATGACAAGGCCGCGGATATTGCCAAGAAAGCCTACGCAGAAGGTACCTCGCTGCGCCAGGCGGCGCTGGCACTGGGTTACCTTGATGAGCAGGCGTTCGATCAGGCGGTACGGCCAGAGGGCATGCTCGGCAATTCGGTGCTCAGCCCCTAA
- the mnmC gene encoding bifunctional tRNA (5-methylaminomethyl-2-thiouridine)(34)-methyltransferase MnmD/FAD-dependent 5-carboxymethylaminomethyl-2-thiouridine(34) oxidoreductase MnmC, translating into MKSSPPFAELSWSDDGQPFSTHFGDVYFSRESGLEETRHVFLHHNDLPQRWSALSGNARFCIGETGFGTGLNFLCAWQLWDELAPAGAHLHFVSSEKHPLATGDMQRALALWPELQPWAEQLLAQYGDLAPGWQQFSLAGGRVTLTLLIGDLLDTLPQLDASVDAWFLDGFAPSKNPDMWQAALYQQMARLSRSDATVATFTSVGEVRRGLQAAGFTMSKVKGFGRKREMLAGRMNALPDREWTAPWYQRPAAPPSNERTALVVGSGLAGCSTAFALARRGWQVTVIERHPTPAAEASGNAQGILYCKLSPHQTLLSRFVQTSYAYCLRLLHETLVQSESTWTACGVLQLSADQKERQRQQALAEQAYPHSFLHSVDAEQASAIAGLTVQRPGLFFPSAGWVNPPSLCQALLQHPNIRLQTNREALQLEQRDDQWHALDGQGRSIAHAAIAVICSAADSLRFSQSSHLPLKSIRGQITHLPATTQSHQLQTVLCAEGYISPARHGEHHLGASFRFDRLDSQPSAEENVENLKLLNKLSPALADALQPNTHDPATLTARASLRCTSPDYLPLIGPLNDAQAFAEDYAVLGKDASKKPQVPTAWYPGLYINAAHGSRGLVSCPLSGELIAAWIDNEPLPLPRDVAEAVHPSRFLLRQLIRGQ; encoded by the coding sequence GTGAAATCCTCACCACCCTTTGCAGAATTGAGCTGGTCCGATGATGGCCAGCCTTTTTCCACCCATTTCGGCGATGTGTATTTCTCTCGCGAATCGGGCCTGGAAGAAACCCGCCATGTGTTTCTGCACCATAACGACCTCCCCCAGCGTTGGTCCGCTCTTTCCGGGAACGCCCGTTTCTGCATAGGTGAAACCGGTTTCGGCACCGGGCTGAACTTTCTCTGTGCCTGGCAATTGTGGGACGAGCTGGCACCTGCCGGCGCGCACCTGCATTTTGTCAGCAGCGAAAAACACCCCTTGGCCACAGGCGATATGCAACGTGCCCTTGCATTGTGGCCCGAGCTTCAGCCGTGGGCTGAGCAACTGTTGGCCCAATATGGCGATCTGGCACCGGGCTGGCAGCAGTTCTCCCTGGCGGGTGGGCGCGTCACTCTGACCCTGCTGATCGGCGATCTGCTGGACACCCTGCCGCAGCTGGATGCCAGTGTCGACGCCTGGTTCCTCGACGGCTTCGCTCCGTCCAAAAACCCCGACATGTGGCAAGCTGCGCTCTACCAGCAGATGGCTCGCCTGTCCCGCTCGGATGCCACGGTAGCGACCTTTACCAGCGTCGGTGAAGTACGCCGCGGATTGCAGGCCGCCGGTTTCACCATGAGCAAGGTCAAGGGTTTTGGTCGCAAGCGGGAGATGCTGGCCGGACGGATGAATGCTTTACCGGACAGGGAATGGACTGCGCCCTGGTACCAGCGCCCCGCCGCGCCGCCCAGCAACGAGCGTACGGCGCTGGTCGTTGGCTCCGGGCTGGCCGGCTGCAGCACCGCCTTCGCGCTGGCGCGACGCGGCTGGCAGGTGACCGTGATAGAGCGTCACCCTACCCCGGCAGCGGAGGCATCCGGCAACGCTCAGGGCATTCTCTATTGCAAGCTGTCCCCACATCAGACGCTGCTGTCACGCTTCGTGCAAACCAGCTATGCCTACTGTCTGCGTCTGTTGCATGAAACCCTGGTTCAGTCCGAGAGCACCTGGACCGCCTGCGGCGTCCTGCAGCTGAGCGCCGACCAGAAGGAACGCCAACGGCAACAGGCGCTGGCCGAGCAAGCCTACCCGCACAGCTTCCTGCATAGCGTCGACGCCGAGCAGGCCAGTGCGATTGCCGGGCTGACAGTGCAACGGCCAGGGCTGTTCTTCCCTTCAGCAGGCTGGGTCAACCCGCCGAGCCTGTGCCAGGCTCTGCTGCAACACCCGAATATCCGCCTGCAGACCAACCGCGAAGCCCTGCAGCTGGAGCAGCGGGACGATCAATGGCACGCCCTGGATGGTCAGGGGCGCTCCATCGCACATGCTGCTATCGCCGTCATCTGCAGCGCGGCGGACAGTCTGCGTTTCAGTCAGAGCAGCCATCTGCCGCTCAAGTCCATTCGCGGACAGATCACCCATTTGCCGGCCACTACACAAAGCCACCAGCTGCAGACGGTCCTCTGCGCCGAAGGCTATATCTCGCCCGCCCGCCATGGCGAGCATCATCTGGGGGCGAGTTTTCGTTTTGATCGGCTCGACAGCCAGCCCAGCGCAGAGGAGAACGTCGAGAATCTTAAGTTGCTGAACAAGCTCTCGCCGGCGCTGGCCGATGCCCTCCAGCCGAACACACATGACCCGGCTACGCTGACTGCCCGCGCCTCTCTGCGCTGCACCTCGCCGGATTACCTGCCGCTGATCGGCCCGCTGAACGATGCGCAGGCCTTTGCTGAAGACTATGCAGTGCTGGGCAAAGATGCTTCGAAGAAACCGCAGGTTCCGACGGCCTGGTATCCGGGGCTGTATATCAACGCCGCCCATGGATCGCGCGGTCTGGTCAGTTGCCCGCTGAGTGGAGAGTTGATCGCCGCCTGGATCGATAACGAGCCCTTGCCGCTGCCGCGCGATGTCGCCGAAGCGGTCCACCCCAGCCGCTTCCTGCTACGCCAATTGATTCGCGGACAGTGA
- a CDS encoding YheU family protein: protein MLIPHTLLDPEILQRMLEDFVTRDGTDNGYDDTLTQRVERLRRLIERGEVLIVFHPETGDTSLAHRPDVPPELLREAAADQG, encoded by the coding sequence ATGCTGATACCCCATACCTTGCTCGACCCCGAGATCCTTCAGCGCATGCTGGAAGACTTCGTCACCCGCGACGGCACCGATAATGGCTATGACGACACCCTGACGCAGCGCGTCGAGCGGCTGCGACGGCTGATCGAACGCGGTGAAGTGCTGATCGTATTCCATCCCGAGACAGGTGATACCAGTCTGGCGCATCGCCCGGACGTACCGCCAGAGCTGTTGCGTGAGGCGGCTGCCGATCAGGGTTGA
- a CDS encoding YbaB/EbfC family nucleoid-associated protein → MMKGGMAGLMKQAQQMQEKMQKMQEELANAEVTGQSGAGLVSVVMTGRHDVRRVAIDDSLMSEDKDVLEDLIAAAFNDAVRKLEQQNQEKMAGMTAGMNLPDGFKMPF, encoded by the coding sequence ATGATGAAAGGTGGCATGGCAGGCCTGATGAAGCAGGCTCAGCAGATGCAGGAAAAAATGCAGAAGATGCAGGAAGAGCTGGCCAACGCCGAGGTTACCGGACAATCCGGTGCCGGCCTGGTCTCCGTGGTCATGACCGGTCGTCACGATGTGCGCCGCGTCGCCATCGATGACAGCCTGATGAGCGAAGACAAGGACGTGCTGGAAGACCTGATTGCCGCTGCATTCAACGATGCTGTGCGCAAACTGGAGCAGCAGAATCAGGAGAAGATGGCTGGCATGACCGCCGGCATGAATCTGCCTGACGGCTTCAAGATGCCGTTCTGA
- a CDS encoding sulfite exporter TauE/SafE family protein, whose protein sequence is MITDPLFYLCAIPAVLLYGIAKGGFGGNIAILSVPLMSLVMPPQEAAAILLPILCTMDLVALRTFRGRWSLPNLRIIIPAALLGTLLAWWSFRWMSDGHIRLMVGVIAVVFTLNIWLRKREPPARGVSTLRGGFWGAVAGFTSFGIHAGGPPINIYLLPQKMEKTLLMGTIAVFFAVVNLAKVPAYIQLGQFDSGKLLTALVLLPLAPIGIRMGFWLLQRSNQELIYRLCYIFLFFTGCKLLFDGIRMLWF, encoded by the coding sequence ATGATTACTGACCCTCTGTTCTATCTTTGTGCGATTCCTGCGGTGTTGCTGTATGGCATCGCCAAGGGCGGCTTTGGTGGCAATATTGCCATCCTCTCGGTGCCGCTGATGTCACTGGTCATGCCACCACAGGAGGCGGCTGCCATTCTGCTGCCGATCCTCTGCACCATGGATCTGGTCGCGCTGCGCACCTTCCGTGGCCGCTGGAGCTTGCCCAACCTGCGCATCATCATTCCGGCTGCGCTATTGGGGACGCTGCTGGCCTGGTGGAGTTTCCGCTGGATGAGTGATGGGCATATCCGCCTGATGGTCGGGGTGATTGCGGTGGTGTTCACCTTGAATATCTGGTTGCGCAAAAGGGAGCCGCCGGCACGCGGGGTCAGCACTTTGCGCGGCGGTTTCTGGGGTGCGGTGGCCGGTTTCACCAGCTTCGGCATCCATGCCGGCGGGCCGCCCATCAATATCTATCTGTTACCGCAGAAGATGGAAAAGACCCTATTGATGGGCACCATCGCGGTGTTCTTTGCCGTGGTCAACCTGGCCAAGGTGCCGGCGTACATCCAGCTTGGGCAGTTCGATAGCGGCAAGCTGCTGACCGCCCTGGTTTTGCTGCCGCTGGCGCCCATCGGCATCCGTATGGGGTTCTGGTTGCTGCAACGCAGCAATCAGGAGCTGATCTACCGGCTGTGCTATATCTTCCTGTTTTTCACCGGTTGCAAGCTGCTGTTCGATGGTATCCGCATGTTGTGGTTCTGA
- a CDS encoding DsbA family protein → MSQRLIYVMDPMCSWCWGFAPVIDAIQQSFPQLPLHLVAGGLRPGVTDPMPDAARRVLAEHWQRVQQTSNQPLLTPQALPANFIYNTEPACRAIVVARQLNAERVWLLVKAIQYAFYAQAADVTHSSTLLDLAEQAGYNRKTFNEAFVAEEAHSAIKADFAWVGDLGISGFPTLLAERDGMLALLSNGYQPADNILPLLKRWVDAGEAALAGDVKRDN, encoded by the coding sequence ATGTCCCAGCGCCTGATCTATGTGATGGACCCGATGTGTTCATGGTGCTGGGGATTTGCTCCGGTCATCGACGCCATTCAACAGAGTTTCCCGCAATTGCCGCTGCATCTGGTTGCCGGTGGTCTGCGCCCTGGCGTGACCGATCCGATGCCGGACGCCGCGCGCCGTGTACTGGCAGAGCATTGGCAGAGGGTACAGCAAACCAGTAACCAACCGCTGTTGACGCCGCAGGCACTGCCCGCCAACTTCATCTACAACACCGAGCCGGCCTGCCGCGCAATTGTGGTGGCCCGGCAGTTGAATGCCGAGCGGGTGTGGTTACTGGTCAAGGCCATACAGTATGCCTTCTACGCTCAGGCGGCAGATGTCACCCACAGTTCGACATTGCTCGATCTGGCCGAGCAGGCAGGGTACAACCGGAAGACATTCAATGAGGCCTTTGTTGCCGAAGAGGCTCACTCAGCGATCAAGGCTGACTTTGCGTGGGTTGGTGATCTGGGTATCAGCGGCTTTCCAACCTTGCTCGCCGAACGTGACGGCATGCTGGCCTTGCTGTCCAATGGGTATCAACCCGCAGACAATATTCTTCCGCTGTTGAAACGTTGGGTGGATGCGGGGGAAGCAGCGCTTGCGGGTGATGTGAAGCGGGATAACTGA
- the trhO gene encoding oxygen-dependent tRNA uridine(34) hydroxylase TrhO: protein MSNIVVVALYKFVTLEDFEALRQPLHDTMMEHGVRGTLLLALEGINGTVAGSRAGTTALLEWLRSDPRLSDLDWKESRCDEMPFYRTKVKLKKEIVTIGVPGISPNEKVGTYVEPQDWNDLISDPEVLLIDTRNDYEVSIGTFEGAIDPQTKSFREFPDYVREQFDPQKHKKVAMFCTGGIRCEKASSFMLKEGFDEVYHLKGGILKYFEEVPAEQSKWDGECFVFDNRVTVRHDLAPGSFDQCHACRHPVSAEDMASPEYAEGISCPHCYASLPEKTRRRAEERQRQVQLAKLRNQPHPIGLPQELATPNAK from the coding sequence ATGTCCAATATTGTCGTGGTGGCACTGTACAAGTTCGTCACCCTGGAAGATTTTGAAGCCCTGCGTCAGCCGCTGCATGACACCATGATGGAACATGGCGTCAGAGGCACGTTGTTGCTGGCGCTGGAAGGTATCAACGGCACGGTCGCCGGGTCTCGCGCCGGCACTACAGCGCTGCTCGAATGGCTGCGCAGCGACCCGCGGCTGAGCGATCTGGACTGGAAGGAATCGCGCTGTGACGAGATGCCCTTCTACCGCACCAAGGTCAAGCTGAAGAAGGAAATCGTCACCATCGGCGTACCCGGCATCAGCCCCAACGAGAAGGTGGGCACCTACGTCGAACCGCAGGACTGGAATGATCTGATCAGCGACCCGGAAGTACTGCTGATCGACACGCGCAACGATTACGAAGTCTCGATCGGCACCTTCGAGGGCGCGATCGACCCACAGACCAAATCCTTCCGCGAGTTTCCCGACTACGTGCGTGAGCAATTCGATCCACAGAAGCACAAGAAGGTCGCCATGTTCTGCACCGGCGGCATTCGTTGTGAAAAGGCCTCCAGCTTCATGCTCAAGGAAGGTTTTGACGAGGTCTATCATCTCAAGGGCGGTATTCTGAAATACTTTGAGGAAGTGCCGGCCGAGCAGAGCAAGTGGGATGGTGAGTGCTTCGTGTTCGATAACCGGGTAACCGTGCGGCACGACCTCGCACCGGGCTCCTTCGACCAGTGTCACGCCTGCCGTCATCCGGTGTCTGCCGAGGATATGGCGTCACCGGAATATGCAGAAGGCATCAGCTGTCCGCATTGTTACGCCAGCCTGCCGGAAAAAACCCGCCGCCGCGCCGAAGAGCGCCAGCGTCAGGTGCAGTTGGCCAAGTTGCGTAATCAACCGCACCCGATAGGTTTGCCGCAGGAACTGGCAACGCCCAACGCGAAATAA
- a CDS encoding DUF2059 domain-containing protein → MRLLSGLVICCLFISQLVHADEGSHRASAERFLKLANAEGMTAPIYSQVEQLLTARFTQMGGSMQHEAVLRSYQQQARALLDAQLSWEAMRGELADLYLPIFNEAEFEQLAAFYSSPAGSKLMQHLPQLTHASMAITQERVEQHISPKLEQLLEQMTAEVEERQTGSR, encoded by the coding sequence ATGCGCTTACTATCGGGCCTTGTCATTTGTTGTCTTTTCATCTCGCAACTGGTCCATGCCGACGAGGGCTCGCACCGAGCCAGTGCCGAGCGTTTTCTCAAGCTGGCCAATGCCGAAGGCATGACCGCGCCCATCTATTCGCAGGTCGAACAATTGCTGACGGCTCGCTTCACGCAGATGGGTGGCTCGATGCAGCATGAGGCGGTTCTGCGCAGCTATCAGCAGCAGGCGCGGGCATTGCTGGATGCACAGCTGAGCTGGGAGGCCATGCGCGGCGAGCTGGCGGATCTGTATCTGCCGATATTCAATGAAGCGGAATTCGAGCAACTGGCCGCGTTCTACAGCTCGCCAGCGGGCAGCAAACTGATGCAGCATCTGCCGCAGCTGACCCATGCTTCCATGGCGATCACCCAGGAGCGTGTCGAACAGCATATCTCGCCGAAACTGGAACAGTTGCTGGAGCAAATGACGGCCGAGGTCGAGGAGCGTCAGACGGGGTCGCGTTGA